The proteins below come from a single Microtus pennsylvanicus isolate mMicPen1 chromosome 13, mMicPen1.hap1, whole genome shotgun sequence genomic window:
- the Pex10 gene encoding peroxisome biogenesis factor 10 isoform X2, producing the protein MALAGAPEVIRAAQKDDYYLGGLRSAAGGALHSLAGAKKWLEWRKEIELLSDIAYFGLTTIAGYQTLGEEYVGIIQVDPSQQRVPSRLRRGVLVAVHAVLPYLLDKALLPLEQELQADGDSTRLPSGGRSRSGARRWVRHHAATLTEQQRRTLQRAVFIFRQGLACLHRFHVAWFYIHGAFYHLAKRLAGIRYLRARRLAGEDMRARTSYRLLGLISLLHLALSMGLQVYSFRQKQRARKEWRLHRNLSHRRSSLEDRAVCRTPLCTLCLEERRHSTATPCGHLFCWECITEWCNTKTECPLCREKFPPQKLVYLRHYR; encoded by the exons ATGGCGCTGGCCGGTGCACCCGAAGTGATCCGAGCAGCGCAGAAGGACGATTACTACCTGGGAGGCCTGCGGAGCGCGGCGGGGGGAGCGCTGCACAGCCTAGCGG gTGCAAAGAAATGGCTGGAATGGAGAAAAGAGATTGAGCTACTCTCGGACATAGCCTACTTTGGCCTCACCACAATTGCAG GCTACCAGACGCTTGGAGAGGAGTATGTTGGGATCATCCAGGTGGACCCCTCCCAGCAGCGTGTGCCCTCCAGGCTCCGCCGTGGAGTACTGGTCGCAGTGCACGCTGTCTTGCCCTACCTGCTGGACAAGGCGCTGCTgcccctggagcaggagctgcAAGCCGATGGCGATAGTACGCGTCTGCCGTCTGGAGGACGCAGCCGGTCAGGGGCAAGGCGCTGGGTGCGTCACCATGCAGCCACCCTGACTGAACAGCAGAGGAGGACACTCCAGCGGGCAGTCTTTATCTTCAGACAGGGCCTTGCCTGCCTCCACCGGTTCCATGTTGCTTGGTTTTACATCCATGGTGCCTTCTACCACCTGGCCAAGAGGCTAGCAGGGATCCGTTAT CTCCGTGCTCGCCGCCTGGCTGGAGAGGACATGAGGGCTCGCACAAGCTACCGACTGCTGGGACTCATCTCCCTGTTGCATCTGGCACTGTCCATGGGGCTACAGGTGTACAGCttcaggcagaagcagagagccaGGAAGGAGTGGAGGCTGCACCGCAACCTGTCCCACCGCAG GAGTTCCCTGGAAGACAGGGCTGTTTGCAGAACCCCACTATGCACCCTATGCTTGGAAGAGCGAAGACACTCCACAGCGACACCTTGTGGCCATCTCTTCTGTTGGGAGTGCATTACTGAATGGTGCAACACTAAG ACAGAGTGTCCCTTGTGCAGGGAAAAGTTCCCACCGCAGAAGCTGGTCTACCTGAGGCACTACCGCTGA
- the Pex10 gene encoding peroxisome biogenesis factor 10 isoform X1, translating to MALAGAPEVIRAAQKDDYYLGGLRSAAGGALHSLAGAKKWLEWRKEIELLSDIAYFGLTTIAGYQTLGEEYVGIIQVDPSQQRVPSRLRRGVLVAVHAVLPYLLDKALLPLEQELQADGDSTRLPSGGRSRSGARRWVRHHAATLTEQQRRTLQRAVFIFRQGLACLHRFHVAWFYIHGAFYHLAKRLAGIRYLRARRLAGEDMRARTSYRLLGLISLLHLALSMGLQVYSFRQKQRARKEWRLHRNLSHRRSSLEDRAVCRTPLCTLCLEERRHSTATPCGHLFCWECITEWCNTKICRAKGTPSTVCAITTEVKKPTVCSIGLDPLEACLKSQLLDSIS from the exons ATGGCGCTGGCCGGTGCACCCGAAGTGATCCGAGCAGCGCAGAAGGACGATTACTACCTGGGAGGCCTGCGGAGCGCGGCGGGGGGAGCGCTGCACAGCCTAGCGG gTGCAAAGAAATGGCTGGAATGGAGAAAAGAGATTGAGCTACTCTCGGACATAGCCTACTTTGGCCTCACCACAATTGCAG GCTACCAGACGCTTGGAGAGGAGTATGTTGGGATCATCCAGGTGGACCCCTCCCAGCAGCGTGTGCCCTCCAGGCTCCGCCGTGGAGTACTGGTCGCAGTGCACGCTGTCTTGCCCTACCTGCTGGACAAGGCGCTGCTgcccctggagcaggagctgcAAGCCGATGGCGATAGTACGCGTCTGCCGTCTGGAGGACGCAGCCGGTCAGGGGCAAGGCGCTGGGTGCGTCACCATGCAGCCACCCTGACTGAACAGCAGAGGAGGACACTCCAGCGGGCAGTCTTTATCTTCAGACAGGGCCTTGCCTGCCTCCACCGGTTCCATGTTGCTTGGTTTTACATCCATGGTGCCTTCTACCACCTGGCCAAGAGGCTAGCAGGGATCCGTTAT CTCCGTGCTCGCCGCCTGGCTGGAGAGGACATGAGGGCTCGCACAAGCTACCGACTGCTGGGACTCATCTCCCTGTTGCATCTGGCACTGTCCATGGGGCTACAGGTGTACAGCttcaggcagaagcagagagccaGGAAGGAGTGGAGGCTGCACCGCAACCTGTCCCACCGCAG GAGTTCCCTGGAAGACAGGGCTGTTTGCAGAACCCCACTATGCACCCTATGCTTGGAAGAGCGAAGACACTCCACAGCGACACCTTGTGGCCATCTCTTCTGTTGGGAGTGCATTACTGAATGGTGCAACACTAAG ATCTGCAGAGCCAAAGGCACCCCCTCGACTGTTTGTGCTATCACAACTGAAGTCAAGAAGCCAACAGTGTGCTCCATAGGACTCGACCCACTGGAGGCCTGCCTGAAATCCCAACTTTTGGACAGCATCTCATGA
- the Rer1 gene encoding protein RER1: MSEGDSVGDSVHGKPSVVYRFFTRLGQIYQSWLDKSTPYTAVRWVVTLGLSFVYMIRVYLLQGWYIVTYALGIYHLNLFIAFLSPKVDPSLMEDSDDGPSLPTKQNEEFRPFIRRLPEFKFWHAATKGILVAMVCTFFEAFNVPVFWPILVMYFIMLFCITMKRQIKHMIKYRYIPFTHGKRRYKGKEDVGKTFAS, translated from the exons ATGTCTGAAGGGGACAGTGTTGGAGACTCTGTCCATGGGAAGCCCTCAGTGGTGTACAGATTTTTCACACGGCTTGGACAG ATTTATCAGTCCTGGCTGGACAAGTCTACCCCCTACACAGCTGTCCGGTGGGTCGTGACACTGGGCCTGAGTTTTGTGTACATGATTAGAGTTTACCTGTTACAG ggTTGGTACATTGTGACCTATGCCTTGGGGATTTACCACCTAAACCTTTTCATAGCGTTCCTTTCTCCCAAAGTGGATCCTTCCTTGATGGAAGACTCAG ATGATGGCCCTTCATTACCAACCAAACAGAATGAGGAGTTTCGTCCCTTCATTAGAAGGCTTCCAGAATTCAAATTTTG GCATGCAGCTACAAAAGGCATTCTTGTGGCTATGGTCTGCACCTTCTTCGAGGCTTTCAACGTCCCCGTGTTCTGGCCGATCCTGGTGATGTACTTCATCATGCTTTTCTGTATCACAATGAAGAGGCAAATAAAG CACATGATTAAATACCGGTACATACCATTCACACACGGAAAGAGGAGATACAAAGGGAAGGAGGACGTGGGCAAGACATTTGCTAGTTAG